CAAGAGAGAATATGTCTAGGGTATAAATAAATATCCCATGGGTATTATCAAAAATGGGGTATAACTATAGGTGCGAAGATGAATTATCTAAGGGGGTGATAAATATGTTCACAGCTAAAAAAATAGACATACCACCCATTGATCAACATATTCCTGTGAACTTACAAACCGCAACCTTTGCTCTGGGGTGATTTTGGGGTCCGGATGCCCAGTTTGGGGTATTATCAGGTGTTATTCGAACCAGAGTAGGCTACGCCGGCGGTACCAAGGAGAATCCTACCTATCGCGACTTGGGGGATCATACGGAAACCCTACAGATAGATTATGATCCAAATGAAATCTCCTATGAGCAATTATTAGATATATTTTGGCAATCTCACAACCCGGAGAGCCGGCCATGGTCTACTCAATATATGTCCATCATATTTTATCATAACGAAGAACAAGCCAAGCTTGCCCAAAGATATAAGGAATTTGAGGAAGAGAGATTGGGTAAGAAAATTTACACCGAAATCAGGCCCTATGACAAATTTTATTTGGCGGAAGACTATCACCAAAAATACTACCTGCAGTTACAAAAGGATCTATTAAAGGAATATATCCGGCTTTATCCCAAAACCATTGATTTTATTAACTCCACTTCCGCTGCCCGGGTAAATGGCTATGTGAGAGGGGAGGGAACACTGGCAAATTTGGTAAATGAGATCGAATCATACGGTCTGTCTGAAAAGGGAAGGCGTCGGCTAGTGGAGATTGTCAAGAGTTACGGGAGAAACAAGGAGCAGTAGACCTTTGTCAGAACGGGATAAATACATTAGGGATTGTCGCCAGATAGTAGCGACAATCCCTATTCTTATCCTAATAAAATATCCTTGACGGCATCCTTTAATTTGTCCTTTTCAATAACCTGCCGATGCAGCACAGGTTTTTTATCCAAATCCCTCAGCCCCTGCGGTATGGGCCACTGGGTGAAGGTGGACAAGTCTTGTAGTAGGGAGAACTCGTTCCTGCCAGTCACCTGATCTTCTCCCAGCACAGCCTTGGCCACACTGCCATTAAATTTAAAGGGGCTGGCCGTGGAGGCTACTACGGTATAAGTGTTGTCGTCGGTAGCCTGACGATACTTGTGCAGCACTCGTACCGCCACGGCGGTATGGGTATCCAGAAGATACCGCTGCTTATGCCAGGTTTCCTCAATGGTTTGGAGGGTTTCTTGATCATCAGCGAAGTCTGACCAGAAATGTTCTTGCACTTTGGCGAAGGTGTTGGTATCCAC
This region of Desulforamulus ferrireducens genomic DNA includes:
- a CDS encoding peptide-methionine (S)-S-oxide reductase → MRTRVGYAGGTKENPTYRDLGDHTETLQIDYDPNEISYEQLLDIFWQSHNPESRPWSTQYMSIIFYHNEEQAKLAQRYKEFEEERLGKKIYTEIRPYDKFYLAEDYHQKYYLQLQKDLLKEYIRLYPKTIDFINSTSAARVNGYVRGEGTLANLVNEIESYGLSEKGRRRLVEIVKSYGRNKEQ